In Salarias fasciatus chromosome 2, fSalaFa1.1, whole genome shotgun sequence, one genomic interval encodes:
- the kctd16a gene encoding BTB/POZ domain-containing protein KCTD16a, with translation MALSENCKTQPAKDQGSVQNPPSDVIELNVGGQVYYTRLGTLTSFPNSLLGKLFSNKKGSSNDLSRDLRGRYFIDRDGFLFRYVLDYLRDKQVVLPDHFPERGRLKREAEYFQLPDLAKLLSSDEGKLFPDDLYYSDLDDMSQGSDQRFYPSYSMDRRYGYITVAFKGVCAAGGRESQTDAKAKKLPRIFISSRIGLAKEVFGDALNENRDTDRPPDRYTCRFYLKFRHLERAFDMLSESGFHIVACNSSLTASSLGHYADDRVWSNYAQYIFYRGPSRWSSSHCDCCCKSHKSEREGESGTSFNELSTSCSETQSEASSPQGTVICGPVSRHSNIQTLDRPMPKGPVHMLQQAEMRRKTDMLRVRTFGVREREAAKRKANKEKMTPEQELEKCIQDFRRIRIPDRFPERKYMWQSELLRKYRL, from the exons atggCTTTGAGCGAAAACTGCAAAACGCAACCTGCAAAAGACCAAGGCTCCGTGCAGAACCCTCCGTCGGATGTTATTGAATTAAACGTGGGTGGGCAGGTGTATTACACTCGCCTCGGCACTTTGACAAGCTTTCCAAATTCTCTCCTAGGGAAACTGTTCTCCAACAAGAAGGGGTCTTCAAATGATTTATCCCGGGACCTCAGAGGACGGTATTTTATTGACAGGGATGGCTTTCTCTTTCGATATGTGTTGGATTACCTTAGAGACAAGCAAGTTGTCCTCCCTGATCACTTTCCCGAGAGAGGGAGGTTGAAAAGGGAGGCGGAATATTTCCAGCTGCCCGATTTAGCGAAACTTTTGTCTTCCGATGAGGGAAAACTCTTTCCAGATGACTTGTACTACAGTGATTTGGACGACATGTCCCAAGGCAGCGACCAGAGGTTTTATCCCTCCTACTCCATGGACAGGAGGTACGGCTACATCACGGTGGCTTTTAAAGGAGTCTGCGCCgcgggagggagagaaagtcaAACTGACGCCAAAGCCAAAAAGTTACCCAGAAtcttcatcagcagcaggaTTGGCTTGGCCAAAGAGGTGTTCGGAGACGCCCTGAATGAGAACAGGGACACTGACAGACCGCCGGATCGATACACCTGCAGGTTTTACCTCAAGTTCAGGCACCTGGAGAGGGCTTTTGACATGCTGTCAGAGAGCGGCTTTCACATTGTGGCCTGCAACTCGTCCCTGACTGCGTCCTCACTTGGTCATTACGCAGATGACAGGGTCTGGTCCAATTACGCACAGTACATCTTCTACC GTGGGCCCTCCCGGTGGTCGTCCTCCCACTGCGACTGCTGCTGCAAAAGCCACAAAAGCGAACGCGAGGGGGAGAGCGGCACCTCCTTCAACGAGCTCTCCACATCCTGCTCCGAGACGCAGTCCGAGGCCAGCTCCCCGCAGGGAACCGTGATCTGCGGCCCCGTGAGCCGCCACTCCAACATCCAGACCCTGGACCGGCCCATGCCTAAAGGACCAGTTCACATGCTGCAGCAGGCAGAGATGCGCCGCAAGACAGACATGCTGAGGGTGAGAACCTTCGGGGttcgagagagagaggctgcgaAAAGGAAAGCAAACAAGGAGAAGATGACTccagagcaggagctggagaaatGCATCCAGGACTTCCGGCGCATTAGGATTCCCGATCGCTTTCCGGAGAGGAAGTACATGTGGCAATCAGAGCTCCTGAGAAAGTATCGCCTTTAA